In Dryobates pubescens isolate bDryPub1 chromosome 15, bDryPub1.pri, whole genome shotgun sequence, the following proteins share a genomic window:
- the CLSTN3 gene encoding calsyntenin-3 has protein sequence MLQWRGGTGRVAEPGGDSQGAGLSGVPLPRERGRAPGRAEPARRCPAAPGGLGRAAAMGDPRSPAAVLLPLLCFCVSLPAGASNKANKHKPWIEAEYQGIIMENDNTVLLNPPLFALDKDAPLRYAGEICGFRIHGAGVPFEAVILDKATGEGLIRAKEPVDCEAHKEHTFTIQAYDCGEGPDGANTKKSHKATVHVRVNDVNEFAPVFLEKLYHVAVTEGKLYDRILRVEAIDGDCSPQYSQICYYEILTPNIPFLIDNDGNIENTEKLQYSGDRLYKFTVTAYDCGKKRSSNDAEVEIQVKPTCKPSWQGWNKRIEYTPGAGSLALFPSIHLETCDEPLWNIQATVELQTNHVAKGCDRDNYSEKSLRKLCGAAPGEIDLLPVPSPTANWTARLSVHYSQDSSLIYWFNGSQAAQVPVVTGLGAQAGLSDHFTLSVWMKHAVVPSKGRREEETVICSTLQSEDGYSHYSLAVHGCRIAFLYWPLLESARPVKFLWKLEQVCDDEWHHYALNLEFPTVTLYVDGVSYDPALIHDNGLIHPPRQEPLLMIGACWTDEKNKETTKGNENFTDAVQGDPLSIHHYFHGYLAGFTVRPGSLESREVIECLYACREGLDYSDFDSLGKGMKVHVNPSQSQLTLEGDDVETFNHAIQHVAYMNSLRFATPGVRPLRLTTAVKCFSEESCVSIPDVEGYVVVLQPDAPQILLSGNTHFAHPASDLEAPDGVPLFPNLQITCSISHQVEAKKDENWHSTVTDTRMSDEIVHNLDGCEISLVGDDLDPEREYLLLDGAVLQQRGLELVNTSAYLTISGVESIAVYEEILHQVSYHINHGAALYERKFHLSCTEMNGRYSSNEFTVEVNVLHNTNRAAHPNHMLSSQQFVHRGHHLAPELSGHSLASTHNSPMVPNAATVIIVVCVGFLALMVILGILRIHSLHRRGAGQEGSEAVERGHTGTGGKESDMFWDDSALTIIVNPMESYESCQERAAESGKGRAGEGLEEEEESTDSETPDSLDSSDAGDRHIMGRGDSSHRY, from the exons ATGCTGCAGTGGCGGGGCGGGACCGGGCGTGTCGCGGAGCCGGGCGGAGACAGCCAAGGTGCCGGGCTGTCGGGGGTGCCGCTGCCGCGGGAGCGAGGGCGTGCGCCGGGGAGGGCCGAGCCTGCCCGCCGCtgtccagcagccccaggcggGCTGGGACGCGCCGCCGCGATGGGCGACCCTCGGTCCCCCGCTGCcgtcctcctgcctctcctctgcttctgtGTCTCGCTTCCCGCCGGCGCCTCCAACAAAG CAAACAAGCACAAACCCTGGATCGAAGCCGAGTACCAGGGCATCATCATGGAGAATGACAACACGGTGCTGCTCAACCCCCCGCTCTTTGCGCTGGACAAGGACGCCCCGCTGCGCTACGCAG GTGAAATCTGTGGCTTCAGGATCCATGGGGCAGGGGTACCTTTTGAAGCTGTGATCCTGGACAAAGCTACAGGTGAGGGGCTGATCCGAGCCAAGGAACCAGTGGATTGTGAAGCACATAAGGAGCACACATTCACCATCCAGGCCTACGATTGTGGAGAGGGGCCTGATGGAGCAAATACCAAGAAGTCACACAA GGCCACCGTGCACGTTCGGGTGAATGATGTCAACGAGTTCGCTCCTGTCTTCCTGGAGAAGCTGTACCACGTGGCAGTGACGGAGGGCAAGCTCTACGACCGCATCTTGCGCGTGGAGGCCATCGATGGAGACTGCTCCCCGCAGTACAGCCAGATATGCTACTACGAGATCTTGACCCCCAACATTCCCTTCCTGATTGACAACGATG GGAACATTGAGaacacagagaagctgcagtaCAGTGGAGATCGTCTCTACAAATTCACAGTGACAGCCTATGACTGTGGAAAGAAGCGGTCTTCTAATGATGCTGAAGTGGAAATCCAGGTGAAACCCACCTGcaagcccagctggcagg GCTGGAACAAGAGGATTGAGTACACTCCaggtgcaggcagcctggcactCTTCCCCAGCATTCACCTGGAGACCTGTGACGAGCCCCTGTGGAACATCCAGGCCACGGTGGAGCTGCAGACAAACCACGTGGCCAAGGGCTGCGACCGTGACAACTACTCCGAGAAGTCGCTGCGCAAACTCTGTG gtgctgccccaggagagATTGACCTGCTGCCGGTGCCTAGCCCCACGGCCAACTGGACGGCACGGCTCTCGGTGCACTACAGCCAGGACAGCAGCCTCATCTACTGGTTCAAcggcagccaggctgcccaggtgccaGTGGTGACCGGGCtgggtgcccaggctgggctgagtgACCATTTCACCTTGTCTGTGTGGATGAAGCACGCCGTGGTGCCCAGCAAGGGCAGGCGGGAAGAGGAGACGGTCAtctgcagcacactgcagaGTG AGGATGGCTATTCCCACTACTCCCTGGCTGTGCATGGCTGCCGGATTGCTTTCCTCTACTGGCCGCTGCTGGAAAGTGCAAGGCCTGTGAAATTCCTCTGGAAGCTTGAGCAG GTCTGCGATGATGAATGGCACCACTACGCCCTGAACCTGGAGTTCCCCACCGTCACGCTCTATGTGGATGGTGTCTCTTATGACCCTGCCCTCATCCATGACAATGGCCTCATTCACCCTCCACGGCAGGAACCCCTGCTGATGATTGGAGCCTGCTGGACCG atgagaaaaacaaagagaCAACAAAGGGAAATGAGAACTTCACTGATGCTGTACAAG GAGATCCTCTGTCGATCCACCACTACTTCCATGGTTACTTGGCTGGCTTCACTGTGCGCCCTGGTAGCTTGGAGAGCCGGGAGGTTATTGAATGCCTGTATGCCTGCCGTGAGGGGCTTGATTACAGTGACTTCGACAGTCTGGGCAAAGGGATGAAG gtACATGTGAACCCCTCTCAGTCCCAGCTCACCCTGGAAGGTGATGATGTGGAAACCTTCAACCATGCCATCCAGCATGTGGCCTACATGAACTCCCTGCGCTTCGCTACCCCTGGCGTCCGGCCGCTCAGGCTCACCACCGCCGTCAA GTGTTTCAGTGAGGAGTCCTGTGTCTCCATTCCTGATGTGGAAGGTTATGTTGTGGTGCTACAGCCTGATGCGCCCCAGATCCTGTTGAGTGGCAATACCCACTTTGCTCATCCTGCTTCAGACTTGGAGGCTCCTGATGGAGTCCCCCTCTTCCCCAACCTCCAGATTACTTGCTCTATTTCTCACCAGGTGGAGGCCAAGAAGGATGAGAACTGGCACAGTACCG TGACAGACACACGAATGTCAGATGAGATTGTGCACAACCTGGACGGCTGCGAGATCTCGTTGGTAGGAGATGACTTGGACCCAGAGAGGGAGTATCTGCTCCTGGatggggcagtgctgcagcagcggGGCCTGGAGCTTGTCAACACCTCTGCCTACCTGACCATCTCAG GTGTGGAGAGCATTGCAGTCTATGAGGAAATCCTGCACCAGGTCTCTTACCACATCaaccatggggctgctctctacGAAAGGAAGTTTCACCTGTCCTGCACCGAGATGAACGGACGCTACTCCAGCAACGAGTTCACTGTTGAG GTGAATGTCCTCCACAACACGAACCGAGCCGCTCATCCCAACCACATGCTGAGTTCCCAGCAGTTTGTGCACCGAGGCCATCACTTAGCCCCAGAGCTGTCTGGACACAGTCTGGCAAGCACCCACAACAGCCCAA TGGTCCCCAATGCTGCCACTGTCATCATTGTGGTGTGTGTGGGCTTCCTCGCTCTCATGGTGATCCTGGGCATCCTGCGCATCCACTCCCTGCACCGGCGCGGAGCGGGCCAGGAGGGCTCTGAAGCTGTCGAGCGGGGGCACACCGGCACTGGAGGCAAAGAGAGTGACATGTTCTGGGACGACTCAGCCCTCACCATCATCGTCAACCccatggag TCCTACgagagctgccaggagagggcagcagagagcggcaagggcagagctggggagggcctggaggaggaggaggagagcacgGACTCGGAGACGCCCGACTCCCTGGACAGCAGTGACGCGGGTGACCGACACATCATGGGCAGAGGAGACAGCTCTCACCGCTACTAG
- the RBP5 gene encoding retinol-binding protein 5 — protein sequence MPPNLTGYYRFVSQENMDNYLRALDINVVLRKLVCLLKPDKEIIHTGDHMVIRTITSLRDYVMDFDLGVQFEENLEPVDGRKCQTTVSWEGDQLVCEQLGEKRNRGWRHWLEGDRLHLRMTAEDEVCVQVFQKVK from the exons ATGCCTCCCAACCTCACTGGCTACTACCGCTTCGTCTCCCAGGAGAACATGGATAATTACCTGCGTGCTTTAG ATATCAACGTGGTCCTGCGAAAACTGGTTTGCCTCCTGAAACCCGACAAAGAGATCATCCACACAGGAGATCATATGGTCATCCGCACCATCACCTCTCTGCGGGACTACGTGATGGATTTTGACCTGGGAGTCCAGTTTGAGGAAAACCTGGAGCCTGTGGACGGGCGGAAGTGCCAG acAACTGTCTCCTGGGAGGGGGATCAGCTGGTGTGTgagcagctgggagagaagaggaaccGAGGCTGGAGGCACTGGCTGGAGGGGGACCGGCTGCATCTG CGCATGACTGCTGAAGATGAGGTCTGTGTTCAGGTTTTCCAGAAAGTGAAGTGA
- the LOC104299509 gene encoding complement C1r subcomponent yields MPWFTCHVHRHVPFLLWAFLFFGVTSSSPVPRNLSGEIRSPGYPKPYPNNNISIWNIHVPKGYVVKLTFRYFDLEPSESCFYDYVKIKADKKNLGQYCGQLESTTGNYPGRKEFVSKGNRMQLEFHSNFSNEDNSTVIPYRGFLAHYQAVDLDECDPNNAAENDERPQCQQFCHNYVGSYFCSCQPGYQLQSNHHSCKVQCSSELFTEASGYLSSPEYPQPYPEHLRCNYSIRLQKGLSVTLEFLEPFETDDHQQLHCPYNQLRVQVQGREIGEFCGKESPGSIETKSNEVDILFLTDESGFSRDWKIHYTSEKVRCPQPVPQDPFSIIRDLQPVYQFQDYFTVSCKTGYNLMEGDQKLKSFMAVCQADGTWHRPMPRCDIVNCGSPAELPNGAFSYVNTPANNEYQSVITYQCNEPYYHIVTRTGGDRFTCSSEGTWVDGDGQVRIPACLPVCGKPDSPVTEVGQTSGSRSARRGSFPWQALTGIHGRGGGALLADRWILTAAHTIFPKGAGGHNVSLDQLAEETDVFLGHTKVEELHKLGNHPVRKIFIHPDYDPEDEYNFNGDIALLELKHPVTLGPTVLPICLPDPTNTTFYLDGRMGYVSGFGVEKGFLSNDLKYMRLPAVAREKCQSWLDSKKRDAPMVFSENMFCAGFLTVKQDTCQGDSGSVFTVLDTARGRWVATGVVSWGIGCAEGYGFYTRILSYLDWIKEIVREDRLSMC; encoded by the exons ATGCCTTGGTTTACTTGCCATGTTCACAGGCATGTGCCTTTTCTCTTGTGGGCCTTCCTTTTCTTTGGAGTGACCAGTTCCAGTCCAGTCCCAAGAAACCTTTCTGGGGAGATCAGGTCTCCTGGTTATCCCAAACCATATCCCAACAATAACATCAGCATTTGGAATATCCATGTCCCAAAAGGCTATGTGGTGAAACTGACTTTCAGATACTTTGACCTGGAACCATCTGAGTCCTGCTTCTATGACTATGTCAAG ATCAAAGCAGACAAGAAGAACTTGGGCCAATACTGTGGCCAGCTTGAGTCAACCACAGGCAATTACCCAGGAAGAAAGGAGTTTGTTTCTAAGGGGAACAGGATGCAGCTGGAGTTTCACTCCAATTTCTCCAATGAAGACAACAGCACAGTGATTCCCTACAGGGGCTTCCTGGCCCATTACCAAGCTGTGG ACCTTGATGAATGTGACCCtaacaatgctgctgagaatgaTGAAAGGCCTCAATGCCAACAATTCTGCCACAACTATGTGGGTAGCTACTTTTGTTCTTGCCAGCCTGGCTACCAGCTTCAGAGTAATCACCACTCCTGCAAAG TACAGTGCAGCAGTGAGTTGTTCACAGAGGCATCTGGGTACCTGAGCAGCCCTGAGTACCCCCAGCCCTACCCTGAACATCTCCGATGTAACTACAGCATCCGTCTGCAGAAGGGCCTGTCTGTCACCCTTGAGTTCTTGGAGCCCTTTGAGACTGAtgaccaccagcagctccactgtCCTTACAACCAGCTCAGG GTTCAAGTACAAGGGAGAGAGATCGGTGAGTTCTGTGGCAAGGAGTCACCTGGCAGCATTGAAACCAAAAGCAATGAGGTGGACATACTCTTCCTCACTGATGAGTCAGGCTTCAGCCGTGACTGGAAGATCCACTACACCTCAGAGA AAGTACGGTGTCCACAGCCTGTCCCACAGGATCCGTTTTCCATCATCAGAGACCTACAGCCTGTCTATCAGTTTCAGGACTATTTCACTGTCAGCTGCAAGACTGGGTATAACCTGATGGAG GGCGACCAGAAGTTGAAGTCCTTCATGGCTGTCTGCCAGGCTGATGGGACGTGGCATCGACCCATGCCCCGCTGTGACA TTGTGAActgtggcagccctgcagagctgcccaatGGGGCATTCAGCTATGTTAACACACCTGCAAACAATGAGTACCAGTCAGTGATCACCTACCAGTGCAATGAGCCATATTATCACATTGTCACCAGGACAGGTGGTG ACAGATTCACCTGCTCCTCAGAGGGAACCTGGGTGGATGGAGATGGCCAGGTGAGGAttcctgcctgcttgccag TGTGTGGGAAGCCAGACAGCCCTGTGACTGAAGTGGGGCAGACCTCGGGCAGCAGGTCCGCAAGGAGAGGCAGCTTCCCTTGGCAGGCTCTGACTGGCATCCATGGCCGAGGGGGTGGCGCGCTCCTGGCCGATCGCTGGATCCtgactgctgcccacaccatctTCCccaagggggcagggggccacAATGTGAGCCTGGACCAGCTAGCAGAGGAGACTGATGTATTCCTTGGCCACACCAAGGTGGAGGAGCTCCACAAGCTGGGTAACCACCCTGTGCGCAAGATCTTTATCCACCCAGATTACGACCCTGAGGATGAGTACAACTTCAATGGGGACattgccctgctggagctgaagcACCCAGTAACCCTAGGCCCTACAGTGCTGCCCATCTGCCTCCCAGATCCCACCAACACCACGTTCTACCTGGATGGACGCATGGGCTACGTGAGTGGCTTCGGGGTGGAAAAAGGCTTCCTCTCCAATGATTTGAAGTACATGAGGCTGCCCGCGGTCGCGCGGGAGAAGTGTCAGAGCTGGCTGGACAGCAAGAAGAGAGATGCACCCATGGTCTTCTCTGAGAACATGTTCTGTGCTGGCTTCCTCACAGTCAAGCAGGACACGTGCCAGGGGGACAGCGGCAGCGTCTTCACGGTGTTAGACACTGCGAGGGGTCGCTGGGTGGCCACTGGTGTTGTTTCTTGGGGCATCGGCTGTGCTGAAGGTTATGGCTTCTACACCAGGATCCTCAGCTACTTGGACTGGATAAAGGAGATAGTAAGGGAGGACAGGCTCTCAATGTGCTGA